One stretch of Rosistilla oblonga DNA includes these proteins:
- a CDS encoding tRNA (adenine(22)-N(1))-methyltransferase produces MLRFELGTVPADRNSKLGICVNAMFGLDVRLQAVFDQVRCPTHVDVGSDHARLLAALLKSGRIERGIAIENKQQPFVNSRRRLANLAADVRFGDGLAVLEAGEAESLSICGMGAESIVQILEAFPDRVPPRVFLQPNRQPELVRRWGLRCGFHLVDERIACGHWPYSILTFQRAVDRDDPAYDGIDRDAALLFGPLNLRRRSAVLERVLREELEYLQRFDRMEPAGIRRRETIEAMLATWSETPATQTRKQ; encoded by the coding sequence TTGCTGCGATTTGAACTGGGGACGGTCCCGGCCGATCGGAATTCGAAGCTGGGAATTTGTGTCAACGCTATGTTTGGTTTGGACGTTCGCTTACAAGCTGTCTTCGATCAGGTCCGTTGCCCGACGCATGTCGACGTCGGTTCGGATCACGCGCGGCTGTTGGCGGCGCTGCTGAAAAGCGGCCGGATCGAGCGTGGGATCGCTATCGAAAACAAGCAGCAGCCGTTTGTGAACTCTCGTCGTCGATTGGCGAACCTGGCCGCGGACGTTCGCTTTGGCGATGGGCTGGCGGTCTTGGAAGCCGGCGAAGCGGAGAGCTTGAGCATTTGTGGGATGGGGGCCGAGAGCATCGTGCAGATCCTCGAAGCGTTCCCCGATCGCGTCCCGCCCCGCGTCTTTTTGCAGCCGAATCGGCAGCCCGAATTGGTGCGCCGATGGGGATTGCGCTGCGGTTTTCATTTGGTTGATGAACGGATCGCCTGCGGCCATTGGCCCTATTCGATCCTCACGTTCCAGCGTGCCGTCGATCGGGACGATCCGGCTTACGATGGCATCGACCGCGACGCGGCACTACTGTTTGGCCCGCTGAATCTGCGACGCAGGTCTGCGGTTTTGGAGCGGGTGTTGCGCGAAGAGCTGGAATATTTGCAGCGATTCGATCGGATGGAACCGGCGGGGATCCGGCGTCGCGAAACGATCGAAGCGATGCTGGCGACGTGGTCGGAGACGCCAGCGACTCAGACGCGAAAACAGTAG
- a CDS encoding sodium:solute symporter family transporter, with amino-acid sequence MQTLDYIVIVVYLVVMMGMGMHFGRGQSRREFFAAGGSMGWMVVGLSVMATLFSSNSFAMYPSVGYGDSLRVGMMLVGATLMSPIVIWVFIPVYSRLNCTTAYEYLERRFHVSIRCLASGLFILLRIGWMASATFAASLVIASVSQVPQVTVILSLGAVSILYTMVGGLRAVMWTDVLQFFVFAGTILVALSLLIYTSGIGFIQSISSYFEGRSSMLVDWTPSMTLKHGSWAVLIGTFLEALSAFGADQVAVQRYISAKSERTSQIGYLVNLIGMWLVIPGLLLIGVGLFAFYGENPAELQPLLQGVSVGELPSPLESVAMRDAVLAAGVQDKVFPEFARMHFPPGMVGLFLVALMAAVMSSIDSGIHSVTTAIIVDFRDRLMPSWKPDDSAHDVGLIRGLLVVVGVLSVTLACFVGPLGDVFDIAKKLTASFGGPLLAVFILAFFSRKARAAAVFPGTLIAAAATMAMMYHFDQWFSMWFWPVGFGLTLVLCFVINLCLPRAAGSGEEPLTFSTVIRQNPKREQELPSE; translated from the coding sequence ATGCAAACGCTCGACTATATCGTCATCGTTGTCTATTTGGTCGTGATGATGGGAATGGGGATGCATTTTGGTCGCGGGCAATCACGCCGCGAGTTTTTTGCCGCCGGCGGTTCGATGGGTTGGATGGTGGTCGGGCTGAGCGTGATGGCGACGCTGTTTTCATCGAACAGCTTTGCGATGTATCCATCGGTCGGCTACGGCGACAGCTTGCGTGTCGGGATGATGTTGGTCGGGGCGACGTTGATGTCGCCGATCGTGATTTGGGTTTTTATTCCCGTCTATTCGCGATTGAACTGCACGACGGCGTACGAATATCTGGAGCGTCGGTTCCATGTTTCGATCCGCTGTCTGGCCAGCGGTTTGTTTATCTTGTTGCGAATCGGGTGGATGGCGTCGGCGACGTTTGCGGCTTCGTTGGTGATCGCCAGCGTCTCGCAGGTGCCGCAAGTCACGGTGATCCTGTCGCTGGGAGCCGTCTCGATTCTGTATACGATGGTCGGTGGATTGCGAGCGGTGATGTGGACCGACGTGCTGCAGTTCTTTGTTTTTGCCGGGACGATTCTCGTCGCCCTTTCGCTGCTAATCTACACCAGCGGGATCGGCTTCATCCAATCGATCAGCAGTTATTTCGAAGGCCGCTCCAGTATGTTGGTCGACTGGACACCTTCGATGACGCTCAAACATGGCAGTTGGGCGGTGCTGATCGGTACGTTCCTGGAAGCCTTGTCGGCCTTCGGTGCCGACCAAGTCGCGGTGCAACGTTACATCTCAGCCAAGTCGGAACGGACATCGCAGATCGGATACCTGGTGAATCTGATCGGGATGTGGTTGGTGATCCCGGGCCTGCTTTTGATCGGTGTCGGGCTGTTTGCGTTTTATGGCGAAAACCCCGCTGAATTGCAGCCGCTGTTGCAAGGTGTCAGCGTGGGCGAGCTGCCGTCGCCGCTCGAATCGGTTGCGATGCGCGATGCGGTCTTGGCGGCGGGAGTGCAGGACAAGGTCTTCCCCGAGTTTGCGCGAATGCACTTTCCACCGGGGATGGTGGGATTGTTTCTTGTTGCGTTGATGGCGGCGGTGATGTCCAGCATCGACTCGGGTATCCACTCGGTCACGACGGCGATCATCGTCGATTTTCGCGATCGTTTGATGCCCTCGTGGAAGCCCGATGACAGTGCCCACGACGTTGGATTGATCCGTGGTTTGTTAGTCGTCGTCGGTGTGTTGAGCGTCACGTTAGCTTGTTTTGTCGGGCCGCTTGGCGATGTGTTCGACATCGCCAAAAAGTTGACAGCCTCCTTCGGCGGCCCGCTGTTGGCTGTCTTTATCCTCGCCTTTTTCTCGCGCAAAGCCCGCGCTGCGGCGGTCTTTCCGGGGACGTTGATCGCTGCCGCAGCGACGATGGCGATGATGTATCATTTCGACCAGTGGTTCTCGATGTGGTTCTGGCCCGTTGGGTTTGGATTGACGTTGGTGTTGTGCTTTGTCATCAATCTCTGCTTGCCGCGGGCAGCCGGATCGGGTGAAGAACCGTTAACCTTTTCAACCGTGATACGACAAAACCCCAAGCGTGAGCAGGAGCTTCCGTCCGAATGA
- a CDS encoding creatininase family protein — protein MKFLNSTAPAIRALDRQQTLVVFPTAAVEQHGPHLPCGTDTLISDAIADAMEARAPDRVLRLPTQWIGASAHHRRLGATLDSELPTYIQLLCQTLQPLLEMGFCRFLILNGHGGNIDPMRVAVRQLQSQWPDRLLAAASYWSIAEAVIADHLTGEDKAVGHACEAETALILHLRPELVDTAAVESAMGWKPDAVEGMFICRDMKQRTAAGATGRPDLATAEQGRQMFEGIVDRVSVAVDRLLAEPLPS, from the coding sequence ATGAAATTCTTGAATTCAACCGCCCCGGCGATCCGGGCGCTCGATCGTCAGCAGACCTTGGTCGTGTTTCCAACCGCGGCGGTCGAACAGCATGGCCCTCACCTGCCCTGTGGGACCGATACGTTGATCAGCGATGCGATCGCCGACGCGATGGAAGCTCGGGCGCCCGATCGCGTCTTGCGTCTGCCGACTCAGTGGATCGGTGCCAGTGCGCATCATCGGCGTCTCGGAGCGACGTTGGACAGCGAGTTGCCAACGTACATCCAACTGTTGTGCCAGACGTTGCAGCCGCTGTTGGAGATGGGATTCTGTCGTTTTTTGATCCTCAACGGACATGGTGGCAACATCGATCCGATGCGCGTTGCGGTGCGTCAGTTGCAGTCGCAATGGCCCGATCGGCTGTTGGCGGCGGCTTCGTATTGGTCGATCGCCGAGGCGGTGATCGCGGATCATTTGACGGGCGAAGATAAAGCGGTTGGCCACGCGTGCGAAGCCGAAACGGCGTTGATCCTGCATCTGCGTCCGGAGCTTGTCGATACCGCGGCCGTCGAGTCGGCGATGGGATGGAAGCCCGACGCGGTCGAAGGAATGTTTATCTGCCGCGACATGAAGCAGCGAACCGCCGCCGGAGCGACAGGCCGCCCCGATCTGGCGACTGCGGAACAGGGACGCCAGATGTTCGAAGGAATCGTCGATCGAGTGAGTGTTGCCGTCGACCGATTATTGGCCGAACCCCTGCCCAGCTAG
- a CDS encoding mannose-1-phosphate guanylyltransferase yields MLHAVIMAGGSGTRFWPASRRLMPKQMLTLVGDQTMMQATVDRLNGLVPADQIRVITNAALVDKIAEQLPALPSQNIVGEPCKRDTAPCVGLAAAMVAKQDPDGIMAMLPADHVISSNDQFQAALRRGVDLIQQDPQRIVTFGITPSYPAESFGYIERSEPIDSESPAAYSVARFREKPNRATAEEYLASGSFYWNSGIFLWRASTILDALKQHQPAMYEHIMAISDAIGTDQFPQVLQERFTAIEGISIDFAVMEKHEPIVVIEAPFSWDDVGSWQSLARMNPSDANGNTVLGKHLGIDTSGTIIRSEGGHTIVTIGVEDMIVVQTKDATLVAPKAAEERVREVVRQLTEQGLDELL; encoded by the coding sequence ATGTTGCATGCAGTCATCATGGCCGGTGGCAGTGGAACGCGGTTCTGGCCCGCCAGCCGCCGATTGATGCCCAAGCAGATGCTGACTTTGGTCGGTGATCAAACGATGATGCAGGCAACGGTCGACCGCTTGAACGGCTTGGTTCCCGCCGATCAGATCCGCGTGATCACCAACGCGGCTCTGGTCGACAAGATCGCCGAACAATTGCCCGCTCTGCCGTCGCAGAACATCGTCGGCGAACCTTGCAAACGCGATACCGCTCCCTGCGTCGGCTTGGCTGCGGCGATGGTCGCCAAGCAGGATCCCGATGGGATTATGGCGATGTTGCCCGCCGATCACGTGATCTCCAGCAACGATCAATTCCAAGCGGCGCTGCGTCGCGGCGTCGACCTGATCCAGCAGGACCCGCAGCGGATCGTGACCTTTGGGATCACGCCCAGCTATCCCGCCGAATCGTTTGGATACATCGAGCGCAGCGAGCCGATCGATTCGGAATCGCCAGCCGCCTACAGCGTCGCCCGGTTCCGCGAGAAACCGAATCGCGCCACCGCCGAAGAGTATTTGGCATCGGGATCGTTCTACTGGAACAGCGGGATCTTCCTGTGGCGCGCTTCGACGATCCTCGACGCGCTGAAACAGCACCAACCGGCGATGTATGAACACATCATGGCGATCTCCGACGCGATCGGGACCGACCAATTCCCGCAAGTCCTGCAGGAACGTTTTACTGCGATCGAGGGGATTTCGATCGATTTCGCAGTGATGGAGAAGCACGAACCGATCGTCGTGATCGAAGCTCCATTCAGCTGGGACGATGTCGGCAGCTGGCAATCGCTGGCCCGGATGAACCCCAGCGATGCCAATGGCAACACCGTGCTGGGCAAGCATCTGGGGATCGATACCAGCGGAACGATCATCCGCAGCGAAGGGGGACACACGATCGTCACGATCGGCGTCGAAGATATGATCGTCGTGCAAACTAAAGACGCTACTCTGGTTGCTCCCAAAGCGGCTGAAGAACGAGTTCGTGAAGTCGTCCGTCAACTGACCGAACAAGGGCTCGACGAGCTGCTGTAG
- a CDS encoding ABC1 kinase family protein: MKITSIPQLYRNLRRCQEILGVLNRYGLAGWLSHFPKTPFSDVLKDPQGTPLSQHSREVRIRLALTELGPTFIKLGQILSARPDLVGPALATELRQLHASVPPDPPEIVEATMRAELGDRFDFEFAEFDPVPTAVASIGQVHRGRLIDGTDVAVKVQRKGIESTILRDLDVLSGFAQLAQRVSSLAAWGPAEMVAQMGPMLRRELDFERELQNMRLFGGFLANDPKVHVPKTFDALSTHRVLVMQWIDGVSLTKFSDQPPPECDQEQLTQRIAQCYMQMLFVHGTFHADPHPGNLLAIGNDELGILDFGMVGRIDDRLRETIEEMLYAISASDQMQLTRLIKRVGKAREDIDEAALSIDVAEYLSTYGPQDLDRFDLTGALNDLSEILHRHSIKLPHQSALLLKMLISLEGTLRELDAHFSTLEIMRGFLRRAMMRRLSPRRRLRQARRIYMEAENFLEVVPDQLVSMLEQVRQGRLKVNLQHRRLGPPVNRLVLGMLASALFLGSSLLLSREVPPLLFTEPWRFGLHNISLVGLIGISISLLVMMRLIRAIGRTGHLDDRDSD, translated from the coding sequence ATGAAGATCACATCGATTCCACAACTGTATCGCAATCTGCGTCGATGCCAGGAAATTCTTGGCGTCCTGAATCGTTATGGCTTGGCTGGTTGGCTGAGCCATTTTCCGAAGACGCCATTCAGCGATGTCTTAAAGGATCCGCAAGGGACGCCGCTGTCTCAGCACTCCCGCGAAGTCCGGATCCGCCTGGCGCTGACCGAGCTGGGCCCCACGTTTATCAAGCTGGGCCAGATTCTTAGCGCCCGCCCCGATCTCGTCGGCCCCGCGTTGGCGACCGAGCTGCGTCAGTTGCACGCCAGCGTCCCTCCCGATCCGCCCGAAATCGTCGAAGCGACGATGCGAGCTGAGCTGGGCGATCGCTTTGATTTCGAATTTGCCGAATTCGATCCCGTCCCGACCGCCGTCGCGTCGATCGGTCAGGTCCATCGCGGTCGCTTGATCGACGGGACCGATGTGGCGGTCAAAGTCCAGCGGAAGGGAATCGAAAGCACGATCCTTCGCGATCTCGACGTGCTGTCGGGATTCGCCCAACTGGCTCAACGCGTCAGCTCGCTGGCGGCTTGGGGGCCGGCCGAGATGGTCGCTCAAATGGGGCCGATGTTGCGTCGCGAACTCGATTTCGAACGCGAACTGCAAAATATGCGGCTGTTCGGCGGCTTCTTGGCCAACGACCCCAAGGTCCATGTCCCCAAGACCTTCGACGCGCTGTCGACCCATCGCGTGTTGGTGATGCAGTGGATCGATGGCGTCTCGCTGACAAAATTCTCCGACCAGCCGCCGCCTGAGTGCGACCAGGAACAACTGACCCAGCGGATCGCCCAGTGCTACATGCAGATGCTGTTTGTGCACGGCACCTTCCATGCCGATCCGCATCCGGGCAATCTGCTGGCGATCGGCAACGACGAATTGGGGATCCTCGATTTCGGAATGGTCGGCCGGATCGACGACCGTTTGCGCGAGACGATCGAAGAGATGCTGTATGCGATCTCCGCCAGCGATCAGATGCAGTTGACGCGGTTGATCAAACGCGTCGGCAAGGCGCGAGAGGATATCGACGAGGCGGCGCTGTCGATCGATGTCGCTGAATATCTGTCGACCTACGGGCCTCAAGACCTCGATCGTTTCGATCTGACCGGGGCGCTGAACGATCTGTCGGAGATCTTGCATCGGCATTCGATCAAGCTGCCGCACCAATCGGCGCTGTTGTTGAAGATGCTGATCTCGCTGGAAGGGACGTTGCGCGAACTCGATGCTCACTTCAGCACCTTGGAAATCATGCGTGGTTTCCTGCGCCGCGCGATGATGCGGCGGCTCTCCCCGCGGCGGCGGTTGCGCCAAGCGCGGCGGATCTATATGGAAGCTGAAAACTTCCTGGAGGTCGTGCCGGACCAATTGGTCAGCATGTTGGAACAGGTTCGGCAGGGGCGTCTGAAAGTCAATCTGCAGCATCGTCGGCTCGGGCCGCCGGTGAATCGATTGGTGTTGGGGATGCTGGCGAGTGCACTCTTCTTAGGTTCGTCGCTGCTGCTCAGCCGCGAAGTTCCGCCGCTGTTGTTCACCGAACCGTGGCGGTTCGGACTGCATAACATCAGCCTCGTCGGACTGATTGGGATCTCGATCAGCTTGCTGGTGATGATGCGATTGATCCGAGCGATCGGGCGAACCGGGCACTTGGACGACCGCGATTCGGACTAA
- the mgtE gene encoding magnesium transporter: protein MNQLQLDSATEDEAPEDAGIAEIANLVATGEMADAVVALDRLSPDSQAEAVASLSPELAANLMEHVVEASAVEIIDHLPTNVAALILDEVTSDHRADLIAELSEANAAEIIDQMTPEEAADARTLMQYASDTAGGLMITEYVSFQADQSVRDVIEDLAENADEYRHYDIQYSFVCDGERLVGVLPLRDLLLSKRATPLRDIMVANPISVLDTMSLDDVEDLLESHAFLGVPVIDAQGDLLGVVQRAAVEYARSEQQRSDYLKSQGIVGGEEVRSLPLLDRSKRRLSWLSVNILLNIMAASVIAFFQDTLESVIALAVFLPIISDMSGCSGNQAVAVSMRELSLGLVKPNEALRVWFKEISVGILNGFTLGLLIATAAMLWKGDAMLGFVVGFALCMNTMIAVSFGGVVPLILKRAGVDPAIASGPLLTTITDMCGFFLVLGLASLLLV, encoded by the coding sequence ATGAATCAATTGCAGCTCGACTCCGCAACGGAAGACGAAGCCCCGGAAGATGCGGGGATCGCCGAGATCGCGAACCTTGTTGCAACGGGCGAGATGGCCGATGCCGTGGTCGCGTTGGATCGGCTGTCCCCCGATTCGCAAGCCGAAGCGGTCGCCAGCCTGTCGCCCGAGCTCGCTGCCAATTTGATGGAGCACGTGGTCGAAGCGAGTGCTGTCGAGATCATCGATCACCTGCCGACCAACGTCGCCGCGCTGATCCTCGACGAGGTGACCAGCGATCACCGCGCCGACCTGATCGCCGAACTGTCCGAAGCCAACGCCGCGGAGATCATCGACCAGATGACTCCTGAAGAGGCGGCCGACGCGCGGACGTTGATGCAATACGCATCGGACACCGCCGGCGGTCTGATGATCACCGAATACGTCAGCTTTCAAGCCGATCAATCGGTCCGCGACGTGATCGAGGACCTCGCCGAAAACGCGGATGAATACCGGCATTACGACATCCAATATTCGTTTGTCTGCGATGGCGAGCGGTTGGTGGGCGTGCTGCCGCTGCGCGACCTGCTCCTCTCCAAACGCGCCACTCCGCTTCGCGACATCATGGTCGCCAACCCGATCTCGGTGCTCGATACGATGTCGTTGGACGATGTCGAAGACTTGCTCGAATCGCACGCCTTTCTAGGCGTTCCGGTGATCGATGCCCAAGGCGATTTGCTGGGCGTCGTTCAGCGAGCGGCCGTCGAATACGCTCGCAGCGAACAACAACGCAGCGACTATTTGAAGAGCCAGGGTATCGTAGGTGGCGAAGAGGTGCGTAGTCTGCCGCTGCTGGATCGCAGCAAGCGGCGACTTTCATGGCTGAGCGTCAACATCTTGCTGAACATCATGGCGGCAAGCGTGATCGCTTTCTTCCAGGACACGCTCGAATCGGTGATCGCCCTGGCGGTCTTCCTGCCGATCATCTCCGACATGAGCGGCTGCAGCGGCAATCAAGCAGTCGCCGTGAGTATGCGAGAACTCTCCCTCGGGTTGGTCAAACCGAACGAAGCCCTTCGCGTTTGGTTCAAGGAGATTTCGGTTGGCATCCTCAACGGCTTCACGCTCGGATTGCTGATCGCCACCGCGGCGATGCTGTGGAAAGGGGACGCGATGCTCGGCTTTGTCGTTGGATTCGCGCTCTGCATGAACACGATGATCGCCGTCTCGTTTGGCGGTGTGGTGCCGCTGATTTTGAAGCGAGCTGGGGTTGATCCGGCGATCGCATCGGGCCCGTTGCTGACGACGATCACCGATATGTGCGGCTTCTTCTTGGTCCTCGGCCTGGCCAGTCTGTTGCTTGTGTAG